The Fundidesulfovibrio soli sequence TCCCCTCCGCTGCATATCCGCCAGAATGTAAATGGCCGCATGCCCCCATGTACCGTTTACACCAAACGCGGCTTGCCTATGATGCACCCCATGACACGGCGCGCCGGGCGGACCCGCTCCCATGACGCCCGGCCGGGCGCGCCGTTCGCGCTTGGGCACATCGCCAGGAGAGAGTAACGATGACCGAGCATGAGACGCTCATCGAGAACGCCGCCAGTGACTGGGGACTGCCCCCGGAGCTTGTGTCGGCGGTGGTTGGAGTGGAGTCGGGAGGCAACGCGTGGGCCTTCCGGTATGAACCCGCGTACTACGCGCGCCATGTGGCCAAGGACGCCTCCGTGCGCTCCAAGGCACCCTGCAGCCTGGACTCCGAACGCCAGGCCCTGGCCACCTCCTGGGGGCTGATGCAGGTCATGGGCGCCACAGCCAGGGGACTGGGTTTCCAGGGGCCGTTTCTCTCGGCCCTGACGGACCCGGCCACCGGGCTGGAATACGGTTGCAGGCTGCTGGCACGGCTGCGCGACCGGCTGCACGGCAAACACGGCTGGCCCGGAGTGGCGGCCGCCTACAACGCCGGATCGGCGCGCTTCGGCGCCGACGGCGCGTTCGTCAACCAGTCCTACGTGGACAAGATCGCCCGCGCCCTCGGCGGGAAGTGGCCCCAATGAAGAACATCACCAGACGTTCCCTGCCCGGCCTCATGGCCCTGGGCCTGATCCTCGCCGCCTGCGCCGCGTCGGCCTTCGACGGGACGGTCCAGCGCGTGGCCGACGGCGACACCATCACCGTGGATGGCGTGCATGTGCGCCTCTTCGGCATCGACGCGCCCGAACTCGCCCAGCGAGGCGGCCAGGACGCCAGGGATTACCTGCGCCACCTGGCCCTGGGCAAACGCGTGGACGTCCGCGAGAAGGACAGGGACGCCTACGGGCGCACCGTGGCCGTGGTCCTGCTGCCGGACGGCTCCGAACTCAACACGGAGATGGTGCGGGCCGGGCACGCCTGGGTGTACCGCAACTACTGCCGCCCCTGCTACGGGCTGCGCCTGGCCGAGACAGCGGCCAGGCTGCGCGGGCTGGGCCTCTGGGCCGACCCCGCGCCCGTGCCGCCCTGGCAGTGGCGCAAACATCACAGGAGAAACAATTGAACGCCAAGAAGTGGTACGCTTCCAAGACGATATGGACCAATGTGGCCGCGCTGGCCGCGGTGGGCGCACAGGCCGCCGTGGGCAACAGCGTGATGGACCCTGCCCTGCAGGCCGCATTGCTGGCCGTGACAAACACGGCCCTGCGGCTCTTCACCTCGGAGCGCGTCGCATAGGCCGCCCGTGAACGACAACCTCAAACCCCTCGTCAGGGAAGCCCTCAAGGAGGCTTTGGAAGACGGCGCGCTGCGCCAGGACTGCTGCGCCGGGTGCGACCTGGCCCCGGGCGAGCACGCCCGGCATCACCAGTTGCTGCGCGGTGCCTTCTCCCTGCGCACCCAGATCTTCAACGCAGTTATCACCTCGTTGGTGGGCGGCGGGCTGGCCTGGCTGGGCTTGGCCGCCTGGGAGAGGCTGGTGCGGCAGGCGGTGAAGTGACGCATGCCCGGAGCGCGCAGAACATCGGCCAGACGCAAGCCGGTGTGCCAGCGGGCGGCGGCGCTTCTCTCCGAGAAGGTGCTGGACGTGCTGGAGCGCCTGCTTGAGGCCGAAGACGACAAGGTGCAGCTGGCTGCGGCCAAGGAGATCAAGGACATCGCCCGGCAGACCGCCGAGGACGCGCCCGCGCCCAAGGACGGGCCGGGGAGGGTGTTCGTGGTCACCGGGATAGACCGCAAGCCGGGAGGCCAATAAACAGCCGGGGGGCCTGGGCCCCCCGGTTTTTTTGCGGTGTCTACCAGCCGTAATATCGGTGCGGATGGTGCTTGTGGCGGTACACATGGCCCGGAGGAGGGGCGTAGTAGTAGCCGGGCGCAACGTACACCGGGGGCGGGGGCGGCGGCGCGACATAGACAGGAGCAGGCGCCACGTACACCGGAGGCGGCGGCGCGGGGGTGCCCACCGACACGGAAACGCCCCAAGGGCTAACGGACAACGAACCGTACGCGAGCGCCTGGGAAGAGGCGAGGCAGACGAGTACGGCGGCGAGCAGCAGGCTTTTCATGACATGTACCTCCAACCCTGCCCTATCACATCCCGTGCCACAGCGTACCACCTCGATATCATGCTGGTTTTGATCGCGACGTTCAGCATCGGTTACGATTTTTGCCCATCGGTGACGAAATCTGCGCACTTCGCGGACGGGAACCGGCCCCTGATCCGGGCGTTGACAGTGTTGCTGTCGCTCTGTAGTGCTCGCTTGAAAATGATTCTCAAAATCATATCTTCATCCCCGCTCCGGAGGATTTGATGAGCCCTCATCTGAAACTCTCCTGCATCCTGGCCGCGATCATGGTGTGCCCTTCCCTGGCGGCCATGACCCTGCTGGAGGCCGGCAAAGGCGCGCCAGCCCTGGCCCTGCTGGCCCTGCACGCCGCTCTGGGCCTGGCGCTGCTGCCCTTTCTCTCCCGCGCGATCCTGCGCTTCGTCGTCTACCGCGAGTTGGAGGAACTGAGCGTCTTCTCAGCCAGGCTCAGGCGAGGCGGCTTGCCCGAGCCGTTCGCCTTGCCCGTGGAAGCGGAGGACGAGCACATGCTCATCCGGCTCAAGCGGAACCTCAACTGGATGCTGCACCTGCTGGAGGACCGTGAGAGGCGACTGCTCTGGCGTCTGGAAGAGACCGACAAGATGCGCCGCGACATGGAGGACCTGAGCCGCCGCGACCCCCTGACCGGGCTCGGAAACCGCCGCGCCTTCGAGGACGCCCTGGCCCGCGCCTGCCCGAATACCCTCCCCGAGAGGCACCTGCTGCTCATCGACTGCGACAAGTTCAAGCAGGTCAACGACTCCCACGGCCACCAGGCCGGGGACGAGGTTCTTCTGGTGCTGGCCGGGATCCTTCAGGACAGCGTTCGCGAGGGCGTGGACCAGGCCTTCCGCCTGGGTGGGGACGAGTTCGCCGTAATGCTCGGCTGCCGGGAGCTCAAGGCCCGGGATGTGGCCGAGCGTATCCGCATGCGCTTCAGGGACGTGAACGGCCGGGGCTGCACCCTGTCCATGGGGCTGGTCCCCTGCCCTCCCCCCTGCCGGGATACGCTGCCTCCCGGCGGCGTGGCCCGCAACGGCTGCTCCGCTTCTCGGTTCAGCCAGGCCGTCAGCCTGGCGGACATGTCCGTCTACCGCGCCAAAGCCAAGGGTGGGGATGTGTTGTGCCGTCCGGAGGAATGCGCTCTCCAGGGGGCCGACGTCCCCTAGGGCCCCTGCCAGGAGCAGGCTTCGCAGCGCCCGCAGGGCTCGTCCGGGCACTTGGGGCTGCGGCGGCCTTCCTTGTATCGCAGCCACTCGTCCCAGAGCGCCTGGCGGCTCACGCCCACGTCCACGCACTCCCAAGGGAAGGGCTCGTCTTGGCCGCGCTCGCGGTCCAGCACGTCGGCGGCGTTGGCCGCGTACTCCTTCATCGCGGCACGCCAACCTTCCCGGGCGGCCAGGAGGGTCATGGGGGCCAGTTCCTCCCCTCCCCTGGCCAGCAGGCCCTGCACGCGCGCCCAGAACGGCTTCTCGCCCTCCAGGCGCACGCCGCGCAGCGGCTTGACCATGGAGGCCATCCAGACCTGTCGGGCCTCAAGCACTTCTTCCGAGGCCATGGGAGCCCACTGCATGGGGGTCCAGGGTTTGGGCACCAGCGGATTGACCCCCAGGGTCATGTGGCCGATGCCCTTCTTGCCGGAACCCACCTTGCCCGCCCGGCAGACCTCGGCCAGGAAGCGCTCCAGTTCGGCGTAGTCCTCGTCCGACTCCAGGGGCCAGCCCATGATGAGGTAGACCTTGAGGTGGTTCACCCCGCGCTTGGCCGCCAGCTCCACGGCGCGCAGGAACACGTCCGGCTCCAGGTTCTTGTTGGCCATGCGGCGGATGCGCTCGCTCGGTCCCTCCAGCGCCAGTGTGAGGGTGCGTAGGCCCGCGTTTCGCAAAATATCCAGCAGCTCCTCGTTCACGCCGTCGGCGCGCACGGAGGACAGCGTGTACTTGATCTTCTCCGCCCCCAGCCAGCGCAGGAAGCCGGGCAGCTCGGGCCAGTCCGTGAGGGCGGTGCCCACCAGACCGACCTTCTTGGGGCGCACCTGGGCCACGATATCCCGCAGGTCCTCCACTCGGGCCTGCCTGGGCGGACGATACACGTACCCTGCCGCGCAGAAGCGGCAGGCGTGGGGGCAGCCCCGGTTGACCTCCAGGAGCAGGGTGTCCTTGAATTCGGCCTCGTTGCTCACGAAGCTGGAGCAGGCGGGGTCGGCCAGCACGCGCCCGCCCGGCGGCACCACGCGTCGCACGGGCGTACGCGAAAGTCCTGGGACATACATGCCCGGCATCCCGGACAGTTCCCGCAGGACGTCGGCCTTGGGAGCCCCGGCCAGCACCATCGCCGCGGCGCGCTCCAGAACCGGGATCAGCCCGGCCTCGGCCTCGCCCACGAACCAGGCGTCAAGTATGGGGGAAAGCGGCGCGGGGTTCAAAAAGGCCAGCGGCCCGCCACCCAGGAGAAGGGGGTAGCCGGACCGCTGGCTCGCAAGCGGGGGGATGCCTGAGGCCTCGAGGGCCAGGGCGAGAACCGCACCGTCCAGTTCGAAAGCCAGTGAGAAGGCGGCCAGCGGGAAGGCGTCCAGAGGGGAGGACGTATCCTGCGACCGAGGAACGCTCTTCCCTGCGGAGAGGAAGAAACGCTCCATGACCAGCCACGGGCTCTGTTCGGCCAGACGGTACACGGCCTGCCAACCCAGTGCGGACAACGCCGCGCGCACGGCGCCAGGGTAGGCGAGGGCCACCGGCAGCCTGCCGCCGGGGTCCGGCAACACAGGCTCCTGGCCTCTGAAATAGACGGTGCGGTTCGCCGCGCCCTCCTTCGGCACGCCTCTATCCGTGCCCGGCGGGGGGGATCGTCCCCCGGGCCAAGCGGACAGCGAAGCGGCCTGAATGCCTCGACGTTCTCATAATCAGTTCCATGCCGGGCCGCGCGGGCCGTACCGGCACCCGCCGGATACGCCCGTCATCGCTGGCTGCGGGTCCGCCCCGCAACCCGCCCTCCTGATCGGGAGGGCGGCCATGGCCCGGTGTCAGCGCGCCTAGTCCGCCTGCATGCGGATGAAGGCCGGCACCTCGAACTCGTCCTCGTCGAACACGAAGTCCTCCGAA is a genomic window containing:
- a CDS encoding radical SAM protein; this encodes MPKEGAANRTVYFRGQEPVLPDPGGRLPVALAYPGAVRAALSALGWQAVYRLAEQSPWLVMERFFLSAGKSVPRSQDTSSPLDAFPLAAFSLAFELDGAVLALALEASGIPPLASQRSGYPLLLGGGPLAFLNPAPLSPILDAWFVGEAEAGLIPVLERAAAMVLAGAPKADVLRELSGMPGMYVPGLSRTPVRRVVPPGGRVLADPACSSFVSNEAEFKDTLLLEVNRGCPHACRFCAAGYVYRPPRQARVEDLRDIVAQVRPKKVGLVGTALTDWPELPGFLRWLGAEKIKYTLSSVRADGVNEELLDILRNAGLRTLTLALEGPSERIRRMANKNLEPDVFLRAVELAAKRGVNHLKVYLIMGWPLESDEDYAELERFLAEVCRAGKVGSGKKGIGHMTLGVNPLVPKPWTPMQWAPMASEEVLEARQVWMASMVKPLRGVRLEGEKPFWARVQGLLARGGEELAPMTLLAAREGWRAAMKEYAANAADVLDRERGQDEPFPWECVDVGVSRQALWDEWLRYKEGRRSPKCPDEPCGRCEACSWQGP
- a CDS encoding transglycosylase SLT domain-containing protein, which produces MTEHETLIENAASDWGLPPELVSAVVGVESGGNAWAFRYEPAYYARHVAKDASVRSKAPCSLDSERQALATSWGLMQVMGATARGLGFQGPFLSALTDPATGLEYGCRLLARLRDRLHGKHGWPGVAAAYNAGSARFGADGAFVNQSYVDKIARALGGKWPQ
- a CDS encoding thermonuclease family protein, with translation MKNITRRSLPGLMALGLILAACAASAFDGTVQRVADGDTITVDGVHVRLFGIDAPELAQRGGQDARDYLRHLALGKRVDVREKDRDAYGRTVAVVLLPDGSELNTEMVRAGHAWVYRNYCRPCYGLRLAETAARLRGLGLWADPAPVPPWQWRKHHRRNN
- a CDS encoding GGDEF domain-containing protein gives rise to the protein MSPHLKLSCILAAIMVCPSLAAMTLLEAGKGAPALALLALHAALGLALLPFLSRAILRFVVYRELEELSVFSARLRRGGLPEPFALPVEAEDEHMLIRLKRNLNWMLHLLEDRERRLLWRLEETDKMRRDMEDLSRRDPLTGLGNRRAFEDALARACPNTLPERHLLLIDCDKFKQVNDSHGHQAGDEVLLVLAGILQDSVREGVDQAFRLGGDEFAVMLGCRELKARDVAERIRMRFRDVNGRGCTLSMGLVPCPPPCRDTLPPGGVARNGCSASRFSQAVSLADMSVYRAKAKGGDVLCRPEECALQGADVP